The Bacilli bacterium genome window below encodes:
- a CDS encoding YvcK family protein encodes MKTGAGGKKPPKIVVIGGGTGLSVMLRGLKEMPLEITAIVTVADDGGSSGILRSELHIPPPGDIRSVLMALADVEPMLTQLLQYRFSAGNGLAGHSLGNLILAAMKDITGDFVAAVKELSKVLAVRGRVLPAADHAIVLKAELETGEIVTGESNIPKAGKKIKRVFIEPADVYPLEEAADALHEADAIIVGPGSLYTSIMPNLLVPKLARILTASQALKIFVCNVMTQPGETDDYTVGDHLTALYNHIGNHIFDYVIVNNGEIPEQILEQYAEQGARPVGLDLGGAAGSGIAVIADQLVKYHTYLRHDAEKLSRHIMRLIDGWMAEKR; translated from the coding sequence ATGAAGACGGGAGCGGGGGGAAAGAAGCCGCCCAAAATCGTCGTGATTGGCGGCGGCACCGGTTTGTCCGTCATGCTGCGCGGGCTGAAGGAAATGCCGCTTGAGATCACGGCGATTGTGACGGTTGCCGATGACGGGGGAAGCTCGGGCATCTTGCGTTCGGAACTGCACATACCGCCTCCGGGAGATATTCGCAGCGTGTTGATGGCGCTGGCGGACGTGGAACCGATGCTGACGCAGTTGTTGCAATACCGGTTTTCCGCCGGCAACGGGCTCGCCGGGCATAGCCTGGGCAACCTGATATTGGCCGCGATGAAGGACATTACCGGCGATTTCGTCGCCGCGGTGAAAGAATTAAGCAAGGTGCTCGCCGTCCGGGGGCGCGTGCTTCCGGCGGCGGACCACGCGATCGTCCTGAAAGCGGAGTTGGAAACCGGCGAAATCGTAACCGGCGAATCCAATATTCCGAAAGCGGGCAAAAAAATCAAACGGGTTTTTATTGAACCGGCGGATGTATACCCGCTTGAAGAAGCGGCGGATGCTTTGCACGAAGCAGATGCGATCATCGTCGGTCCGGGCAGCCTGTATACGAGCATCATGCCGAACCTGCTCGTGCCGAAGCTGGCGCGTATTTTAACCGCTTCGCAAGCGTTGAAAATTTTTGTCTGCAACGTCATGACACAGCCCGGCGAAACGGACGACTATACCGTGGGCGACCATTTGACCGCATTGTATAATCACATCGGCAATCATATATTCGATTATGTTATTGTCAACAACGGCGAGATTCCCGAGCAAATATTGGAGCAATACGCCGAGCAGGGAGCGCGGCCCGTCGGGCTGGATTTGGGCGGGGCGGCCGGCAGCGGCATTGCGGTTATCGCCGATCAGCTGGTCAAATACCACACATATTTGCGGCACGACGCGGAAAAATTAAGCAGGCACATCATGCGGCTGATAGACGGATGGATGGCCGAGAAGAGGTGA
- the rapZ gene encoding RNase adapter RapZ has translation MLDIKTPSKLVIISGMSGAGKTIAVQSLEDLGFFCVDNLPPVLIPKFAELIEQSKGRIGKVALVIDLRGREFFTALAEALNYLKENQTISYEIVFLDATDAVLVQRYKESRRRHPLAPEGLPLEGIMLERRLLEELKGMATQVIDTSGLKPMQLKERIVERYHQLHVKTIVVNVISFGFKYGIPIDADLVFDVRFLPNPHYIEHLRPLTGIHSDVYDYVMRWPDTQIFLQKLLDMLNFLIPQYLQEGKGQIVIGIGCTGGKHRSVAIAEYLGKMLDNNETEMIKVSHRDADRDRQ, from the coding sequence ATGTTGGACATAAAAACCCCATCCAAACTGGTGATTATTTCCGGAATGTCCGGGGCGGGAAAGACGATTGCCGTACAGAGTCTCGAAGACCTCGGTTTTTTTTGCGTGGATAATTTGCCGCCTGTGCTCATTCCAAAATTTGCCGAATTAATCGAACAATCGAAAGGACGCATCGGCAAAGTCGCTCTGGTGATCGATCTGCGCGGGCGGGAATTTTTCACCGCCTTGGCGGAGGCGTTGAATTATTTGAAAGAAAACCAGACGATCTCCTATGAAATTGTGTTTCTCGATGCCACCGACGCGGTGCTTGTGCAGCGGTATAAGGAAAGCCGCCGCAGGCATCCGCTGGCGCCCGAGGGGCTCCCGCTGGAGGGCATCATGCTGGAGCGAAGGCTGCTGGAAGAGTTGAAAGGGATGGCTACGCAGGTCATCGACACGTCCGGATTGAAGCCGATGCAGCTGAAAGAGCGGATAGTGGAGCGTTATCATCAACTTCATGTCAAGACAATTGTGGTCAATGTGATTTCATTCGGTTTTAAATACGGCATTCCGATTGACGCCGACCTCGTTTTTGACGTGCGGTTTTTGCCCAATCCGCATTACATCGAGCATTTGCGCCCGCTGACAGGCATTCATTCGGACGTGTATGATTACGTGATGCGCTGGCCGGACACGCAAATTTTTTTGCAAAAATTGTTGGATATGCTGAATTTCTTGATCCCGCAATATTTGCAGGAGGGCAAAGGCCAAATCGTGATCGGGATCGGCTGCACGGGAGGGAAGCATCGCTCTGTCGCCATCGCCGAATATCTCGGAAAAATGCTGGATAACAACGAAACGGAAATGATCAAGGTCAGCCATCGGGACGCTGATCGGGATCGGCAATAA
- a CDS encoding ROK family glucokinase — protein sequence MSDQVYVGVDLGGTNIKVGICDQDGNLLHKMEGPTEAEGGANKVVENIARYAHQLVDQSPYRWEQVAGIGTGIPGFTDVKNGIVKMAPNLLWKNVPIKSMLEDLLQKKVRIDNDANVAALGEALSGAGKGIDHIVLFTLGTGVGGGIINNGKIVQGFSGVAGELGHLQVVPDLEAIQCGCGQMGCVETVSSATGIVRMAKDAVERGDRTQLNLLETITAKDVFDAARAGDEVALRIIQRAAFYLGKTMAIIALSVNPERFIIGGGVSRAGDVLFDPIREYFLKYTPEPAREGVSIVPAQLGNDAGMIGAAGLLLR from the coding sequence ATGTCGGATCAAGTTTATGTCGGTGTCGATCTTGGCGGCACCAACATTAAAGTGGGAATTTGCGACCAGGACGGTAATCTCTTGCACAAAATGGAGGGGCCGACTGAAGCGGAAGGCGGGGCAAACAAAGTGGTCGAAAATATCGCCCGTTATGCGCATCAGCTCGTGGATCAATCTCCATACCGTTGGGAGCAGGTTGCCGGGATCGGCACGGGAATTCCCGGTTTTACGGATGTTAAAAACGGGATTGTCAAAATGGCCCCAAACTTGCTATGGAAAAATGTGCCAATCAAAAGCATGCTGGAAGATTTGCTGCAAAAAAAAGTGCGGATCGACAATGACGCGAATGTGGCCGCCCTTGGGGAAGCCTTAAGCGGAGCGGGTAAAGGGATTGACCATATCGTTCTGTTTACGTTGGGAACCGGCGTGGGCGGCGGAATTATCAATAACGGCAAGATCGTCCAGGGTTTTTCCGGCGTAGCGGGAGAATTGGGACATTTGCAGGTGGTGCCCGATCTGGAGGCCATCCAGTGCGGCTGCGGCCAAATGGGCTGCGTGGAGACGGTATCGTCCGCAACCGGCATCGTCCGGATGGCGAAAGACGCGGTGGAGCGCGGCGACCGTACACAGCTGAATCTGTTGGAAACGATCACCGCCAAGGATGTGTTTGACGCGGCCAGAGCGGGCGATGAAGTGGCGCTGCGCATCATCCAGCGCGCCGCTTTTTATCTGGGGAAAACGATGGCGATTATCGCCCTGTCGGTCAATCCCGAACGCTTTATCATCGGCGGCGGCGTATCGCGCGCCGGAGACGTGCTGTTTGACCCCATTAGGGAATACTTCCTGAAATATACGCCCGAACCGGCAAGGGAAGGAGTAAGCATCGTTCCCGCGCAGCTTGGCAACGATGCCGGCATGATCGGCGCGGCGGGGCTGTTGTTGCGCTGA
- the trxB gene encoding thioredoxin-disulfide reductase — MRQTVIVGTGPAGLTAAIYLARANLKPLVIEGPEPGGQLTTTTEVENFPGFPDGIMGPELMDNMRKQAERFGAEFIRGWVNSVDLSKRPFKLTIEGGQAVETQTLIISTGASAKYLGIPGEKENIGRGVSACATCDGFFFRGKKIIVVGGGDSAMEEATFLTRFASEVRLVHRRNELRASKIMQQRARENAKIVWSLNVTPLEVMSGDSGVTGLKVRDNATGQESVLQTDGLFVAIGHSPNTAFLAGQVDTDEFGYIKVKPGTAQTNVAGVFACGDVQDRRYRQAITAAGSGCMAALDCEKFLEGEAVQGFHHTAS, encoded by the coding sequence ATGAGACAAACAGTCATTGTCGGAACGGGGCCTGCCGGATTGACCGCCGCGATTTATCTTGCCAGGGCGAATCTGAAGCCTTTGGTAATCGAAGGTCCGGAACCGGGCGGGCAATTGACCACAACGACGGAAGTGGAAAACTTCCCCGGTTTCCCGGATGGCATCATGGGGCCGGAACTGATGGACAACATGCGCAAGCAGGCCGAGCGCTTCGGCGCGGAATTCATCCGCGGATGGGTCAACTCGGTCGATTTATCCAAGCGCCCCTTCAAACTGACGATCGAAGGCGGCCAGGCGGTTGAAACGCAAACGCTGATTATCTCGACAGGCGCATCAGCGAAATATTTGGGCATTCCGGGCGAAAAAGAAAACATCGGACGCGGCGTCAGCGCATGTGCGACGTGCGACGGCTTCTTCTTTCGCGGCAAGAAAATCATTGTGGTGGGCGGCGGCGATTCGGCGATGGAAGAAGCGACTTTCCTGACCCGCTTCGCTTCGGAAGTGCGCCTTGTGCATCGGCGCAACGAACTGCGCGCCTCGAAAATTATGCAGCAGCGGGCGCGGGAAAACGCCAAAATTGTTTGGTCGCTTAATGTGACGCCGCTCGAAGTGATGTCCGGCGACAGCGGGGTGACCGGGCTCAAGGTTCGCGATAACGCCACCGGGCAAGAAAGCGTGCTTCAAACCGACGGCCTTTTCGTCGCGATCGGCCACTCGCCGAATACGGCTTTTCTTGCAGGTCAGGTGGATACCGATGAATTTGGTTATATTAAAGTCAAACCCGGCACAGCGCAAACGAATGTCGCAGGAGTTTTTGCTTGCGGGGATGTGCAGGATCGCCGCTATCGGCAAGCGATCACGGCGGCGGGAAGCGGTTGTATGGCGGCGCTCGATTGCGAAAAGTTTCTCGAAGGCGAGGCCGTGCAAGGCTTTCACCATACCGCATCGTAA
- a CDS encoding tetratricopeptide repeat protein: MNDSKSAAHAKSRKVIPLQMNAAFFFERAVQSLDRYHYDKALKYFRKAVEYEPDNPVNHCNMAGVLSELGNYEASNEILQKVVDEIDPNMTECYFYMANNYANMENYEAAESALVTYLETDVEGHYLEESEEMMELLSYELARPTKLKNIKSKENLFAHDRARKLLEEGNFGEARRILEALIARCPDFLAARNNLALACFYQGNPGKALEIVEEVLAQDPGNLHALCNKGIFLSHLGDTENLPALQAKLRVIDPLHHEHVFKLATTLGILGEHAAAYRHFRRLLKAEDTEFDAYLFHYAAVAAYNTGRFSEAAHLWKQAERLDPESQVPKFYLHHMQSLRENSEHAVLSYYYHLPYEEQIRTLEKTPAKIMEQIRKDTLVRASYFWALRHGDDNTKLQVLQVLALLQDAEVEEALRKFVMLPHENDDLKKIALFVLRSMGVRETIKAHIYGKTADFPPRPHSPALPVWEEEWQRVIDEALNRMGHRYDIVQKHDLQTLWVEFLSRTYPDVPRLIKPEGWAAALEYLTAKMHRRKQTLNDVAVKYGVSVATVRRRAQMIDDVCRLNEKMKSIYSQFT, encoded by the coding sequence ATGAACGACAGCAAATCTGCGGCACACGCAAAAAGCCGGAAGGTTATTCCGCTGCAAATGAACGCCGCGTTCTTTTTCGAGCGTGCCGTCCAATCGCTGGATCGATACCATTATGACAAGGCGTTAAAATATTTCCGCAAAGCGGTGGAATACGAACCGGACAACCCGGTCAATCATTGCAACATGGCCGGTGTGTTATCCGAACTCGGAAACTACGAAGCATCGAACGAGATTTTGCAAAAAGTGGTGGACGAGATCGATCCCAACATGACGGAATGTTACTTTTATATGGCGAACAATTACGCCAACATGGAGAACTACGAAGCGGCCGAGTCCGCGCTTGTGACCTATTTGGAAACGGATGTCGAAGGGCACTATCTGGAGGAGTCGGAAGAAATGATGGAACTCCTCAGCTATGAGCTGGCGCGTCCGACCAAACTGAAAAACATTAAAAGCAAAGAGAATTTGTTTGCCCACGATCGGGCGCGAAAATTGCTGGAAGAAGGCAATTTCGGCGAGGCCAGGCGCATTCTGGAAGCGTTGATTGCCCGTTGCCCCGATTTCCTGGCCGCCCGCAACAATTTGGCGCTGGCTTGCTTTTATCAAGGCAACCCGGGCAAGGCGCTCGAAATCGTCGAAGAGGTTTTGGCCCAGGATCCGGGCAATCTGCATGCGTTGTGCAACAAAGGCATATTCCTGTCGCATCTTGGCGATACGGAAAATTTGCCCGCGTTGCAGGCCAAATTGCGGGTGATCGATCCGCTCCATCACGAGCATGTGTTCAAATTGGCGACGACGCTCGGAATACTGGGGGAGCACGCGGCCGCATACCGGCACTTCAGGCGGCTTCTGAAAGCGGAAGACACGGAATTTGACGCTTACCTGTTTCATTACGCCGCCGTTGCGGCCTATAATACGGGGAGATTTTCCGAGGCGGCGCATTTGTGGAAACAGGCGGAAAGGCTTGATCCGGAATCGCAGGTGCCCAAATTTTACCTGCATCACATGCAAAGCCTGCGGGAAAATTCGGAGCATGCGGTTTTGAGCTATTACTACCACCTCCCATACGAGGAACAAATTCGCACGCTGGAGAAAACGCCCGCCAAGATCATGGAGCAAATCAGGAAGGACACGCTTGTCCGCGCTTCGTATTTTTGGGCTTTGCGCCACGGCGACGACAATACCAAGCTGCAGGTGCTGCAGGTGCTCGCGCTGTTACAGGACGCCGAAGTGGAGGAGGCGTTGCGCAAGTTTGTCATGCTGCCGCATGAAAACGACGATCTGAAAAAGATTGCGTTGTTTGTTTTGCGCAGCATGGGTGTAAGGGAAACGATCAAAGCGCATATTTATGGAAAAACGGCTGATTTTCCGCCGCGCCCCCATTCGCCCGCGCTGCCGGTATGGGAAGAGGAATGGCAGCGCGTCATCGACGAAGCTTTGAACCGGATGGGACACCGCTACGACATCGTGCAAAAACACGATTTGCAGACGCTGTGGGTGGAGTTTTTAAGCCGCACATACCCGGACGTGCCAAGGCTCATCAAGCCGGAAGGCTGGGCGGCGGCGCTTGAATATTTAACGGCGAAAATGCACCGCAGGAAGCAGACGTTGAATGATGTTGCCGTCAAGTACGGCGTATCCGTCGCGACTGTCCGCAGGCGGGCGCAAATGATTGATGACGTATGCCGCCTGAATGAAAAGATGAAATCGATCTATTCGCAGTTCACATAA
- a CDS encoding ribose-phosphate pyrophosphokinase, translating to MSFNRLRIFSGSSNPQLVEHICEQLNQPMGKIKLSRFKSGEIYCHYQESIRNCDVFLVQSLSHPINEHFVELLIMIDAAKRASARTINLVIPYYGYSRQERKSSPREPISAKMVADVLTTCGADRVITIDLHAPAIQGFFNIPVDHLTALDLISDYIRKKNIPNPIVVSPDAGRATTAERLASTLDSPFAIMIKKRPEHNKSVITHIIGEVEGRTPIIIEDMIDTGTTIINVVEGLKEKGTEDVYICATHAVFSPPALEKLDHPAIKELVVTDSIALPKVHPDRFKVISMAPLLSNAIKIIIEGGSISTLFKYGGV from the coding sequence ATGTCATTCAACAGATTGCGGATATTTTCGGGATCTTCGAATCCACAGTTGGTCGAACATATTTGTGAACAATTGAACCAGCCAATGGGCAAAATCAAGCTGTCGCGCTTCAAAAGCGGCGAAATTTATTGCCATTATCAGGAGTCGATTCGCAATTGCGACGTTTTTCTTGTCCAATCGCTGTCGCACCCGATTAACGAACATTTCGTCGAATTGCTGATCATGATCGACGCCGCCAAGCGTGCTTCCGCCCGTACCATCAACCTGGTCATTCCTTATTACGGCTATTCGCGCCAGGAACGGAAATCTTCTCCGCGGGAACCGATTTCGGCCAAAATGGTCGCCGACGTGTTGACCACCTGCGGAGCGGATCGCGTGATTACGATCGATTTGCATGCACCGGCGATCCAGGGTTTCTTCAATATTCCGGTGGATCATCTGACCGCGCTGGATTTGATCAGCGACTATATCCGCAAAAAGAATATTCCGAACCCGATTGTCGTTTCTCCCGATGCCGGCCGCGCCACCACGGCGGAACGTTTGGCGAGTACACTTGATTCGCCTTTCGCCATCATGATCAAAAAACGCCCGGAACATAACAAATCGGTTATCACCCATATTATTGGCGAAGTGGAAGGACGCACGCCAATCATTATCGAAGATATGATCGACACCGGGACGACCATCATCAACGTGGTCGAAGGCCTGAAGGAGAAAGGAACGGAAGACGTATACATATGCGCCACGCACGCCGTTTTTTCCCCGCCCGCATTGGAAAAACTGGACCATCCGGCCATCAAGGAACTGGTCGTCACCGACTCGATCGCCTTGCCCAAGGTGCATCCGGACCGTTTTAAAGTCATTTCGATGGCGCCGTTGTTGTCGAATGCGATCAAGATCATCATTGAAGGCGGTTCCATCAGCACGTTGTTCAAATACGGCGGCGTGTAA
- the hisIE gene encoding bifunctional phosphoribosyl-AMP cyclohydrolase/phosphoribosyl-ATP diphosphatase HisIE: MGAILDQIKWDPQGLIPAVVQDAVSKDVLMLAYMNRESLERTVATGETWFWSRSRSELWHKGATSGHTQSVREIRYDCDADTLLVQVVPNGPACHTGRRHCFYRQLFPQAEDKATGARTEADAAKHPAATENDRGRTVASQERFGILAQLESLIAEREAERPEGAYTTYLFEKGLDKILKKVGEETAETIIAAKNNDNDELRFEVSDLIFHLLVLLRERKLPLDDIIAELTARHVLKPQGKFR; encoded by the coding sequence ATGGGCGCAATACTGGACCAGATCAAATGGGACCCGCAAGGGCTGATTCCCGCGGTTGTGCAAGACGCCGTCAGCAAAGACGTGCTGATGCTCGCCTATATGAACCGCGAGTCGCTTGAGCGGACGGTGGCGACCGGGGAAACATGGTTTTGGAGCCGCTCGCGCTCCGAATTGTGGCATAAAGGCGCAACGAGCGGACATACGCAGTCCGTGCGGGAAATCCGCTATGATTGCGATGCCGATACGCTGCTTGTGCAAGTTGTGCCGAATGGCCCCGCATGCCATACCGGCCGCAGGCATTGCTTTTACCGGCAGCTTTTCCCGCAAGCGGAGGATAAGGCAACCGGCGCGCGAACGGAAGCGGACGCCGCGAAACATCCGGCGGCGACGGAAAACGATCGCGGGCGAACGGTTGCTTCGCAGGAGCGATTCGGCATTCTGGCGCAGTTGGAGTCGCTGATTGCCGAACGGGAAGCGGAGCGTCCGGAGGGCGCCTATACCACCTATTTGTTTGAAAAAGGCCTGGACAAAATTTTGAAGAAAGTTGGTGAGGAAACCGCCGAGACCATCATCGCGGCGAAAAATAACGACAACGATGAACTGCGGTTTGAAGTCAGCGATCTGATTTTCCATCTGCTTGTGCTGCTAAGGGAAAGAAAGCTGCCGCTGGACGACATCATCGCCGAACTGACGGCAAGACACGTTCTGAAGCCGCAGGGGAAATTCCGTTAA
- the hisF gene encoding imidazole glycerol phosphate synthase subunit HisF: MLAKRIIPCLDVKEGRVVKGVRFVNLKDAGDPVELAALYDREGADELVFLDISASHEGRETMVEVVKKTAGEITIPFTVGGGISTVADMKRILRAGADKISVNTAAVKNPQLIADGAKRFGSQCVVVAIDARFNEAWGTWEVVTHGGRTATGIKALEWAQQAWRLGAGEILLTSMDADGTKNGFDIPLTKAVSQSVGIPVIASGGAGKKEHFLDVFTDGCADAALAASIFHYKELTVGEVKAHLRDKGVEIRVG, from the coding sequence ATGCTGGCAAAACGAATCATTCCCTGCCTGGACGTCAAGGAAGGCCGCGTCGTCAAAGGCGTCCGGTTCGTGAATCTGAAAGACGCCGGCGATCCGGTGGAACTCGCCGCTCTTTATGACCGGGAGGGCGCGGACGAATTGGTGTTTCTCGATATATCCGCCTCCCATGAAGGGCGCGAGACGATGGTGGAGGTCGTAAAAAAAACGGCGGGCGAAATCACGATCCCGTTTACGGTGGGCGGCGGCATCTCCACTGTCGCTGACATGAAGCGGATTTTGCGCGCCGGCGCGGATAAAATCAGCGTAAACACGGCCGCCGTGAAAAACCCGCAACTGATTGCGGACGGCGCGAAACGTTTCGGCTCGCAATGCGTTGTGGTGGCGATCGACGCGCGGTTTAACGAGGCGTGGGGAACCTGGGAAGTCGTGACCCATGGCGGGCGGACGGCTACCGGCATCAAGGCGCTGGAATGGGCGCAACAGGCTTGGCGGCTTGGCGCCGGGGAAATTTTGCTGACCAGCATGGACGCCGACGGAACCAAAAACGGCTTCGACATCCCGCTCACAAAAGCGGTTTCGCAGTCGGTCGGAATACCGGTCATCGCTTCCGGCGGCGCCGGCAAAAAGGAACATTTTTTGGATGTGTTTACCGATGGTTGCGCGGACGCGGCCCTGGCCGCTTCCATTTTTCATTATAAGGAATTGACGGTGGGCGAAGTAAAAGCCCATCTGCGCGATAAAGGAGTGGAAATCCGTGTCGGATAA
- the hisA gene encoding 1-(5-phosphoribosyl)-5-[(5-phosphoribosylamino)methylideneamino]imidazole-4-carboxamide isomerase translates to MSTFTIYPAIDMLGGKCVRLVQGDYGKETVYSEDPAEVAKKWQRAGARWLHLVDLDGAKQGKPVNDQLIGQIVKSVDIPVQAGGGLRTLADVERLLSLGVSRVILGTAAIEDRAFTERVLQLYGDKTAISLDCRDGFVATRGWLDTTTVKAEQLARELAAIGAETFIFTDISRDGMMQGPNVEAIAALAKAAGKPVIASGGVSQSYDLLALFNRANDGVAGAIVGKALYTGGIDLAEAIELLEAGE, encoded by the coding sequence TTGTCTACATTTACCATTTATCCGGCGATTGATATGTTGGGCGGGAAATGCGTTCGCCTTGTGCAAGGAGATTATGGCAAGGAAACGGTATATTCGGAAGATCCCGCGGAAGTGGCGAAGAAATGGCAGCGCGCGGGGGCTCGTTGGCTGCATCTTGTCGATCTGGATGGGGCGAAACAGGGAAAGCCCGTAAATGACCAATTAATCGGGCAAATCGTGAAAAGCGTCGATATTCCCGTGCAGGCAGGCGGCGGTTTGCGCACGCTGGCGGATGTGGAGCGGCTCTTGTCGCTGGGCGTCTCCCGCGTCATTCTCGGTACGGCGGCGATTGAAGACCGGGCGTTTACCGAGCGGGTGCTGCAGCTTTATGGCGATAAAACGGCAATCAGCCTTGACTGCCGCGACGGTTTCGTCGCCACGCGCGGCTGGTTGGATACGACGACAGTTAAAGCGGAACAACTGGCCCGGGAGCTTGCCGCCATCGGGGCCGAAACATTTATTTTCACCGATATTTCCCGCGACGGCATGATGCAGGGTCCGAATGTGGAAGCGATCGCCGCCTTGGCAAAGGCGGCCGGCAAACCGGTGATCGCCTCAGGCGGCGTCAGCCAGTCGTACGATCTGTTGGCGCTCTTTAACCGGGCGAACGACGGGGTAGCGGGGGCCATCGTCGGCAAAGCGCTGTACACGGGCGGCATCGATTTGGCCGAAGCGATCGAATTGTTGGAAGCGGGTGAGTGA
- the hisH gene encoding imidazole glycerol phosphate synthase subunit HisH, protein MSIAVIDYGMGNLHSVTKAVERLGYDVAVTSDESAILAAAAAILPGVGAFGDAMRFLREKNLDATVRKFAATGKPLLGICLGMQLLFAQSEEHGLHEGLRLLPGKVVRLKGAGKVPHMGWNRLEFHAGSPLLHEVEEGYVYFVHSYKVVPDNPSDLLASTDYCEQVAAIVGRNHVYGMQFHPEKSGRIGMQLLHNFLKLA, encoded by the coding sequence GTGTCGATTGCGGTCATCGATTACGGAATGGGCAATTTGCACAGCGTGACGAAAGCGGTCGAACGCCTGGGGTATGACGTTGCCGTAACTTCCGACGAGAGTGCGATTCTGGCCGCGGCGGCGGCCATTTTGCCGGGGGTCGGCGCCTTTGGCGATGCGATGCGTTTTTTGCGGGAGAAGAATCTTGATGCGACCGTGCGCAAGTTTGCCGCCACCGGCAAGCCGCTTTTGGGCATCTGCCTGGGGATGCAGCTATTGTTCGCGCAAAGCGAGGAGCACGGGCTGCATGAAGGCTTGCGGCTCCTCCCCGGAAAAGTCGTGCGCCTCAAAGGCGCTGGCAAAGTGCCGCACATGGGGTGGAACCGCCTTGAGTTTCATGCCGGGTCGCCGCTTCTGCACGAAGTGGAAGAGGGATACGTCTACTTTGTGCATTCATACAAAGTGGTGCCGGATAATCCGTCCGATCTGCTGGCTTCGACGGATTACTGCGAGCAGGTGGCGGCCATCGTTGGCCGAAACCATGTATACGGCATGCAATTTCATCCGGAAAAAAGCGGCCGCATCGGCATGCAACTGCTGCATAATTTTCTTAAGCTTGCTTAG
- the hisB gene encoding imidazoleglycerol-phosphate dehydratase HisB, producing MSEQNRRASSVIRKTGETDIQLSFAIDGTGQSEIETDVPFLNHMLDLFVKHGHFDLKLNAIGDIEVDDHHTTEDIGICLGQTVKQALGDKKGIKRYASVFVPMDEALAQVIIDISNRPHLEYRAAFPSANVGSFTVELVKEFLWKFALEARITLHVIVHYGDNTHHMVEAIFKALGRALDEATSIDPRVQGVPSTKGVL from the coding sequence ATGAGCGAACAAAATAGAAGAGCTTCCAGCGTAATCCGGAAAACGGGAGAAACCGATATTCAGCTTTCATTCGCCATCGACGGCACCGGGCAAAGCGAGATTGAAACCGACGTGCCTTTTTTGAACCATATGCTGGATTTGTTCGTCAAGCACGGCCACTTTGATCTGAAGCTGAACGCCATCGGCGATATTGAGGTGGACGACCACCACACGACGGAAGATATCGGCATCTGTCTGGGGCAGACGGTCAAGCAGGCATTGGGCGACAAGAAAGGGATCAAACGGTACGCGAGCGTGTTTGTGCCGATGGACGAAGCGTTGGCGCAGGTTATAATCGACATCAGCAACCGCCCGCACCTGGAATATCGGGCGGCGTTCCCGAGCGCCAATGTCGGCAGCTTTACCGTGGAACTCGTCAAAGAGTTTTTATGGAAATTCGCATTGGAAGCGCGCATCACGCTGCATGTGATCGTTCATTACGGAGACAACACGCACCATATGGTCGAGGCGATTTTCAAAGCGTTGGGCCGCGCGCTTGACGAAGCGACCAGCATCGATCCGCGCGTGCAGGGCGTACCGTCCACGAAGGGAGTGCTCTAG